One Acidobacteriota bacterium genomic window carries:
- a CDS encoding DUF72 domain-containing protein, producing MAGNKIYIGTSGWNYNHWKGRFYPEKLSQKKWLEYYQNFFSTVEVNMTFYRFPKREIFSQWKKDLKKNFLFSLKANRIITHIKKLKDVENLVKNFIDISSELEAHLGPILFQLPPSWNLNIQRFKEFLVSLKHSKASSNLKFVIELRDERWKNKEIYEILRNENICLCFSDHPECAVDGPVTSDIVYIRKHGPGSLYSSCYSLKEIYELSEEIKKFVKDGKIVYVYFNNDANAWAIKNVLELKNNLKEFFSNR from the coding sequence GTGGCAGGAAATAAAATATATATAGGAACGAGCGGTTGGAACTACAATCACTGGAAGGGAAGATTCTATCCTGAAAAATTATCCCAGAAAAAATGGCTTGAATATTATCAAAATTTCTTTTCTACGGTTGAAGTCAACATGACTTTTTACAGATTCCCAAAAAGAGAAATATTTTCTCAATGGAAAAAAGACCTGAAAAAAAATTTCTTGTTTTCTCTTAAGGCAAATAGAATTATCACCCATATAAAAAAATTAAAAGATGTAGAAAATTTAGTTAAAAATTTCATAGATATTTCCTCAGAGCTTGAAGCGCATTTAGGTCCCATACTCTTTCAACTGCCGCCCTCGTGGAATTTAAACATTCAAAGGTTCAAAGAATTTTTAGTTTCTCTAAAACATTCAAAAGCATCTTCCAATTTAAAATTCGTTATAGAACTAAGGGATGAAAGATGGAAAAATAAAGAAATTTATGAAATCCTCAGGAATGAAAATATTTGTTTATGTTTTTCAGACCATCCCGAATGTGCCGTAGATGGTCCAGTCACAAGTGATATCGTTTACATCAGAAAACATGGGCCAGGAAGCCTTTATTCTTCCTGTTACTCTTTAAAAGAAATCTACGAACTCTCGGAGGAAATAAAGAAATTTGTTAAAGATGGAAAAATTGTCTACGTCTATTTCAATAATGATGCAAACGCATGGGCAATAAAAAATGTCCTGGAACTTAAAAATAATTTAAAAGAATTCTTTAGCAACAGATGA
- a CDS encoding NUDIX domain-containing protein, whose translation MKTELQFSAGGVIFRKTNNTVEIALISPKENIWCLPKGIVNKGEKPEEAAKREIKEETGLEGRLIDKIDKIEYWYVDKKNLIRYHKFVYFFLYEFENGDIKNHDWEVIDVKWFSTGEIFNFMSYKNEKEIVKKAIEIINKI comes from the coding sequence ATGAAAACAGAATTACAATTTTCTGCAGGTGGTGTTATCTTCAGGAAAACAAATAATACTGTTGAAATTGCTCTTATCTCTCCGAAAGAAAATATATGGTGTCTTCCAAAAGGAATCGTTAATAAAGGGGAAAAACCTGAAGAAGCTGCAAAAAGAGAAATTAAGGAAGAAACAGGCTTGGAGGGAAGACTTATCGATAAAATCGATAAAATTGAATACTGGTATGTTGACAAAAAAAACCTCATTAGATATCACAAGTTTGTTTATTTCTTTTTGTATGAATTTGAGAACGGCGACATAAAAAATCATGACTGGGAAGTTATAGATGTAAAATGGTTTTCTACAGGTGAAATCTTTAATTTTATGAGCTATAAAAATGAGAAAGAAATTGTAAAAAAAGCAATTGAAATTATAAATAAAATTTAA